The genomic region CGGATCGGAGGACTCTGGGTCCTGTAAAGTCTGCCGCACACGACCGCGCACGTTCCGCGCGACAACCGTAAGAACGATACCGCGTGCGCATGACGGAGAACGCGCGCAGCAACTGACATTTTAAAAACGtaagaaaaaagtaaaacaaacaattTCTCCTGCTTTTGTAGCGAATCTGACAGGGTCAAAAGTGAAAGGTCCGCCCAGAAAAACAGTCCGAGCGGAAACAAGCACTCATTCTTCGACGCTCTTCTGATCGGCAGTAGGCAACTACTACAGAGCACTACTGCCACCGACCGGTCGGAAGTATCTATctcaaattgattaaaaaaagatTCATAATCTGCAAGTTTTATTTAATCACATAAAAAAGCTCTGAGTAATCCTCCTATGAAAAAAAAAGCTCTAGCTGctcattcacttgtgttttattATGTTTCAAACCCAGAGGAATGCTTTTGTGTGACATAATGAAACCCTAACCGTGACTGTTCATACAGACTCCTGAATAATGTTCCAAAACACGGCTGTTGCAAAGATTTGGAAATGTTACCAGTGTTTTGAGTTTCCCAAATTTTTAGTGGCAACAAAAAGTTTTTGCATCATCCCCAGCCACATGTTCTATTTATTCCGGTTCTACTTTGCAGTCCCATATTTGCCAGTGTAGTGGGCATTATGCATCTCCCTGCATTTGTTAGCTTAGCATGGTAGCAGATGCTAGTGGGTGCCAATGGGCGGAGTTCATGGATGAGCATGCCACATGCAGGTTGCACATGAACTACATCCAAGTACAACCACAGGTGTTCCCAATTTGCTATCATCCTTCCATCATCCAACATGTGGTAGACATGTCCATGAGGTATTACATGGGCAGAACAAAGTTGTTTTTCCGCTGATCcggtgcatcaaagttaatcaCAGTCAAAACACTTCAGTATCATTATCTGCTCTTTTAATGtgctgagttacaagatgatcatATTTATTATTTGTGAGTTATTGTTTACACAAAGGATGGACTAactcactcatctacattttagcTCTACATAACCtcattaaacaaacaaaccaaaaaattatATCTTCACACAAAAATACACAACTTAGGAAAAACTAAATGTGAATGAAAACAATGACAAGTAagattagtatatatatatatatatatatatatatatatatatatatatatatatatatatatatatatatatatatatatataattataaaatGGTACAAAACATTGCCATGAGATGTCGATGTCTTATCAATGTCATATCCAGATGTTACAACATCAGGAGATTAACTGTGGAGTAAAATAGATATCTTGTCAATGGATggcaaaatgtaaaaataaatagataaattaaTTTTCTGTGCCCGCTGGGTTTAATCAAAGTTGCAAAACTTCACTATATATTTCACACATTGACCATTTTGGAACCAAATAATGTATTTGATTGACCATTTTGGAACCAAATAATGTATTTGATTGGTATTAAACAAGTCaacattttgtttcatttcagttATTTTTATTCTTGTTCTctgattcaaaaaaaaaaaaaagtttgccttGTCACAGTAAACTTTCTATTTTCCACAAGGTGGTGCTATCAGGCAAAAATGTCATCATTATTAGCACCTATTAgctagatacatacatacatatatacatgtgtATGTAAAAATATgtatcttttttctctttttatttttaagttcACCTATTTGGACTTTTCATCATACACCTTTGTCCATTTATGGCTAACCCACAGTTAGCTTATTGGCTAGCATAGCGCTAGCTGCTGCTACATTCAGCATTCAGTTAACGCTCACTGCTGTCATCCGTCTTATAAAAGCATATTAAATCATCTGTGCAGTAAAAACAGTGGTTCAATTTGGTACTAATATGTGAACAAGAATGCttctaaaaaaaattctgtacAAAAACTTTTGTTATAAAATGGATGTTAGGTTTTCTGAGTCACTGAAACTCTATGACATCACTGTGCAAAACGAACAACTTATAAAAACATGAAGTCTCCGGTGATGTAATTTGTTGAGTTTTGTCGTATCAAAATGTCAGGGTGTACAGTTGACCTTTGACTTCCAGCCCGCCAGAATGTTGTTGCTACAGTGTTCACAGTCTCTGGCGTAAGCCTCCAGGAAGTGACAGTGGCTTAGCCCGCCCACTGCGGGAGATTTACATAAAGTGCTGGTGCAGGCGGTGACATAGGGCCAAGGGTCAATGTCACAGGAAGTGAACGGCGCCCCTTTTAGGAGATTACACCTGTGGGGAAATTTAAGGCTGACTCAGCAGAATACAGTAGCGATGATATGCTGACTCATTGTTAATGGCTAGTGGTTATATGGTTGACAGACACATAAAAAATAAGGCGCAATGAGCTTTGATTGTTGTGAGATCGGCCCCCGGTGTACGATCTGAAATTTTGGTGACAGACAAAGTGTAATCGTATCACATGACATTAAACGCGTAATATGTCTGCTAGCACTTTAGCTGCTGTACTGCGTGTTTGCTCTCACCGTTCAGTCGAGATGATGCAGGTGATTGTTCTGTTAGGAGTGACCTGATATGGCTTCTTACAGCTAGGGTGCGAAAAAGAGCATAAAAATATTAATGAGCCACTTTCTGCTGGTCTGTCAAGtttagtttttgtttgtgtgtgtgtgcgtgcacgctagTTCATTGCTAACTAAGCTAAACatactaaataaatacaattttataACTGTTGCCACTTTATCGAAAAGAAATGTCAAAAACAGACGCGCTTGCTCcaaaaatgtgaaattttgtttcttttctcttttaagaTGAAGTGGTTTTAAACTGtgctgaactttcaaaataatgcATTTTAAAGTGACTGTAACTGAAGGACCAAATCGAGTTCCACCTTCATTTGGACTTGAAATAATTTTAAATAGatcaaaatgaaagaaaaactagtTTGTACTGTACATGAACAAAAGTACAGTAACCGTTTTAAATCTGTTTCTGGTTTGACACTTCAGTTTCaactttattgttgttttttattgttgttgtcacGTTGTTTTTTTCTTcgtcccgtcacaaaatgattcaaattttcgtgacagttttttttttaactcactattactaaccctactcctacccccaaccctaaccataaccatacctTACTCcttaccctaaccataaccacccgaccccccccgCAGCTCATCCCACGCTTCCCTATCATCAGTCAACACAATGTTAAACTGATTAAAAcctattaaaaatgtttttactaGATTTTTGCAGATTATGAGCCACTCCAAATTACTTTGAAATGGGATTTaatggttgttgttgtttttttttttgttttgtttttttgataaaTAACATGAATGTGAGTCCTTTAGTTTTAGGTGTTTTACATTTTATAAATAATAAACATACCAgttaataaagaaaaataaaatagtttTAACCATAatcataaaattaataaaatctatTGAAATACATAATATAAACATGTTCTGATCCAATCTCAGTTCTACGTTTTATTTCCTCCTAAAAATCAAACTGTTGTAGTCTTTGAAGTGTTACCTGAAGTCGCTGTATTTAGAGTGTCTCCACAGATTCCACGGACTTCTGGAGTCAGAACATAAACCTTGCACTGatgctgctccaattcctggttcagtgtcaggaaaaaaaaaatgaagaaaaacatcTGACTTTTGTTATAATAAACTGGATCTGCATCAATGACAGCTTTCAATCACTGAGTAGCTCCAGTGAACCTGACCACAGTTACACATATGATACAAATATGAAAGTGCTTAAAACGGTTCCTGTACCTCTGACATGGATCTGTACCATGTAGCCATTAAAGAAGACAGAAATGGTGTGATTGGTAAAAGACACTGTGGCGGTCACTCCGCTGTGGTCCTTCGAGAGGTCCACGCCATGAAGCTGCTGAGGCTTGCTGTTGAGTACCACCATGTGGTTGTCCACCTGCATTGCAATATAAGATGACCCAATTTTTccccaagaaaaaaataaagccatcATTTTATATTCAGGGCTTCCTTGTGGTCTCCTCTGTCTTCTGATTTAATTGGAATCTCTGTTGCTTCTCACACTTGGAGCAGCCGAATGGTCTTTCTCAGTTTTGGCAGCATGCGAATGTGTTCActttttggggttttattttggtTCACCTTGTCGGTTTACTTGTTGGTGTGGCCACACTATAGAAACCTGGCTTCTAGTTCTGTGTTCTTTGTGATTTCTACAATAGATATGTTTCCTGAGATTCTCACTTATGCATAATAACTGTTTGCCAAACAATAAGAATTATACCAGTTTGTGGGAAACTTTGTCAGAACATCTCTGACTGAGCCTGATAATTCTGGACTACTTACTGTGAGTTTACAGTGTTTGTTCTTCTGATTAGCAGTTTTAATAGTAAGAGACTATTTTTGTTTTCCATCCCCATGTCCTCAAGTCTTCCCTCCTGAGTTATAATTTTGAGAATTGAGGACTTTTTATGTTAACATTTTGCTTAACAGCTCTTGTGCAGTAAAGAATCTCTTCTGGTTAAACAACCGTCATCACTTAATCCTAGTGTTCCAGTGTGCTTCTTTGAATGGTTCTCCTGCTTCTAAGTGTTTTAAGTGATTCTTGCTTGTGACATATGACAGATACAGTGATCAGTCTGAAAGAGTGTGACTTAAAAGTGGGGTAAGTTAACCAGCAACTGATGCATAACTTGAAGCTCAtgattaaaatgcagcagaattatcaaacaactctcaagcaaccATGAAATACAGTGCAAGTGTAATGTTAAAAGATGGTGAACTCAAAAAGACAGCCAGAAAAGTTTATAATGGACCTAAAAGTAGCACTGTGTCAACATGTggttaaaaatgaaaatgaaataaagaGCTGCCCATAAAATATGCTTTCATAAgtgtaacagaagccagcaagtgtcgctgtgcagatgtagttagtaaacctcactcccaacagctcaaaaggattctctggtcacaaggccagagccctgggttttagccttctggttagagagtccgactcccatgccgaggattgtgagttcgcgtcccgaggggagcgaatgggcggagtcataacaacacaacgcagagtgcagccgctacataagcattattttcaaataaaagcattgtttctttaaaaaaaaaagagagctgGTCTCcagaaaagcaaaacaaaaagcaaaaaaaaaaagacttaaatAAGGGGATGTCTTATATTCAAGGTTGATTTTAATTCAGAACAATATAGTATGTTCAGTGAGGAGAACAAGATCGACTATGTAATACAGTGTCTtacccaaactgtcccaccttgtTCCAGATAAATATGAACGTGTGGCTCATCCAGTTGCAAAATGACTCCACCCACTGCGGTGGCATCTTCACGATGATGGTTGTGGAAGTTTGCAACCACCTGAAAAGCTCCCTGTGATGATGGGGACAGGAGTTCATACGCGCAGCAATCCTGGACAGAGGTCACTTGTCCCTGAATATCGATAACTGTGGGTCCAATCACAGTGCACATCGTCTCCAGCAGGCATCTGATGGAAGTGAAGAACCAAATGTTTCTGTGATCTTAAACACGTCACAAAAGGTGTGATAGGATGTTGTCAGATTACATTCAAAGAATGTTGCAAGGTGACATTTCAGGCGCTACTCCATGAGGCACTCGATGAGGACAATAACAGCTCCAGTGAAATTCTGAGACTGTGATGTAGCACATTAATAAAACtagttgaataaaatatcagtttgTCCGTGAAGCCATTAGGCCTGCACGTTGATTCTCTAAGCACCACCAGGTGGCACAAGCACCTAATATGctgcaaaacagaaggttcctgcttCAAGTCCACCTGTATTTATTgtccttgtaatgtggagttgcacctaGTGTAAAATCAACCCGTTGCGataaaaaagcaataaaaaaATAGATAAGCCAAAAGAAATGTCTTTTAAACAAGTGTGTGAATGCAGTTTTACACCATCCTCTGATAATACTGCAAAAAAGTGTTTGAGGCCATAGAAATTTCCGTTGTAACTATGTTCTTATGCAATGTTGTGGCACCACATattgggtaaaaaaaaacaaaacaaaaagaattcTGCAAGATCCTCAAAGGAGCAACTATGAGACTGAAATCACTAAAAGAAAATCAccattatacatatatacacacacacacacacacacacacacacatatatatatatatatatatatatatatatatatatatatatatatatatatatatatatatgtgtatatatatatatatatatatacatatgtatatatatgtgtgtgtgtgtgtgtgtgtgtgtatatatatatatatatatatgtgtgtgtgtgtgtgtgtgtgtgtatatatatatatatatatatatatatatatatatatatatatatatatatatatatcattttgcTTGTGTTTTTGCTTTCACAGACCAGTTTTACCTGTTTAAAGTTGTTCGTGATACAAAAGCCTTCTAAGGTTTCCTGTTGCCTGTTACACAATTAATTATAGATTAGTGTCAAAACGTGCACTGACAGTGGATCTGTTGGTTCAAACATCCAGAAATAAAGTCGTCTTTGTCTCCGAGGCTGTGTAGTCACCTTCAAACTTCATCATATTGCCTTTGTCATAAACAGAAACATATTTACCCGTTGCCATGGCAGTGCCCTGTTGGGTCACAAAGGCGGATTCTGCGGAGGACGGCGGTTTCGTCACAGTTTACCCTAGAACACCTTTCCAGGCTCAGCAGTGTGTTTGGTCTGAGAACTCCACCTGAAATGTGTCAACACTTAAAACATAATGACTTTAAAACATCAACTATTAACACTAAAGACGAATTTACCAACCTGAGTAGCGGCATCCGCTAATATCATAAAAAGACCCAGATTTTGTATGATTGTTACTTATATTTAGTTGCTGAATTGTTTCACCGTTAACCAGAAGATCAACCAGCTGGAAAGGAACAAGCAAAAATAAAGTTAGAATCACAAGTTAAAAGTGATGGTAAGTACTAATTATTTTGACCAGCCCTCATCACTagagctttatgacatcataaggtgAGTTTTTCAAAAAGAGCAAAGAAATAGGGAAAGAAAGTGAGAACATTTTTCAAAGAATCATCTGCAACACAATGTCACTGAAGTTGACAGACAGTCTGTGGGCGGAGAATGAATAGTGAAACAATAAAGGGTCACATTTGTGCCAAATGTATGTCAAGTTCTATATTGAACTAGTGTCAACTAGTGGATGAGTAACCAGATGCTGTGACCTCATACATCCGCGTCTGTGAGGACTGCTGCTTTCCATCACGCACCACGGTGAGGTATAACGACGACAAACCCTGGTTTAGTTCTAACTCAAGacagctgacactgcagaaggacgGGACCTTCAAGAGTGGGGACAAGGTCAGGTTGAAAGAGTCAAAGTACAGCTGATTAGGGAAGCTAAAAACTGGATGCTGAGAAATGTCAACATCAGTTCTCAGCCAATGACTCTACTTCTGTTTGAAAGGGCTCAgacagatcaccaactacaaaccAAACCTCCTCCACTCTGCCAAGGATTTTCATCTGGCAAACCACCGCCtcttttgcacagtcccattccattacgttatatttatttaacagtgaatatagttttgcttATCTGATGCTTACTTCTTacagaactgtttttttttttttgtgcatcgaTAATACCAGATTAAAGtccttgtatgtgtgaacttacttggcaaGAAATTAGATTCTGAACCGGCTTTTCCAGTTTACTTCAGGAGCCTGTATGAGGCAAGAGGGTGGAGTTTTTCCTGAGGCTCAAACAGTCTCCTGTGGGGCCCCGTGTTGCTCTCCAATATCTCTGAAACACCAGTCCCCAACCCCACAAACTGTGGTCTTGATGTAAAATAATCCATAATCCAAGAAGTTAAGGAGGGGGCCACACCCATACTTTCAAGCTTCTTTGTCAGTACAGGGGGCTGAATGGTATTAAACGCACTGGAACAGTCAGAAAACATAATCCTCACATCGGAACTAGACTCCTCCAAATAGGTACCCGGTGTACCATATAGAGTACAGCATCCTCCATTCCTGTATGTTTCTAGTATGCAAACTGAAGGGGATCGAATTCCAGTGTTACCTCTGGCATTACTCGTATGTAATGGAGGAGAAGCTTTTCTAGTAATTTCATAATGTGTGATGTCAATGCCATTGTCTGTAGTTGTTTATCTCCACTAGATGTCCTTCTTTGGGCACTAGTACAAGACAAGATGTTTTTCACATCACTGGGACTCTCTCCATCTGCAGACTCACATTAAAGAGGTTCTGTAGAGGTTCGGCTAATTGAGCTTCACAGTCCTTCGACATTCTTGGATATACCCCATCCGGACCCACTGCTTTCCCTGAACACGGCCCTTTAAGCCCTTTAAAAACAAGGGGGAGGGAGGCTGGCTAGGTacagaggtggtggtggtgggagggAGAGTAGATGAGGGTGTCCCAGATGAAGCAGGATGAACCCAAACCTTTTAGAAAGCAGGTTGAAGTCATTGGCTTTATCTACATCTACCTCCATAGCCTGGATATTCCTGTTCTTCtagcccaggggtggccaagttcggtcctcgagagccacattcctgacactcctagttgtctccctgctccaacacacctgaatccaatgaaaggctcattaaaagtctgataacgagtctttcattggattcaggtgtgttggagcagggagacaactaagagtgtcaggaatgtggctctcgaggaccgaacttggccacccctgttctagccAGTAATGTTCCTCATCCCTCTCCACACTTCTTTCATGTTATTCTGCCGCAGATTTCTTTCCATCTTGATTTTCTAATCCACCTTCACCTGCTTTATTCTCCTCAGGTCATGTTGGTACAGATCTCATCTCCTCTTTGTCCCCATCCTTAAACACTTGCTTTTTCTGATACAGTAACTTCTTAATTTCACTAGTTATCCCATGGTTTAGTATTTGGAAAACAGCATATAGTCTTTACAGGCAGCACAGAATCATATCCACTTTATCGTCAATGTTCATGGCCATGTCATTTTCCTGTGACTCCAATGGATCCATGACAAAATCCCAACAGACAATATCCCAGTGGACAATATCCCAACCCCTtattacaaaaatggacaaaatcccagtctcattccAAAGTCCCATTTCACTTaaaccctacattaatgtagtacacaaACCCCAACTTGATTATATTTCATATTTAttcatgagactgggattttgtccacttttgtaatgAGTTGGGATTTTGTCCTGTCACCGACTCCAACAGCACATCCCACTCTGTGCATTGCATTCAAACAGTCCCTCTGAGACTCACTCCTCTAATAACCATTCTCTAAATGAACAAGTGGTAGCAGGCACCTTCAAAAACCCCAACTGTGACCTGATCTACCAATCGACGGTAGAGGTACAGCCCTGTAAGACCGACGAGGAGGTACAAGCATGATGGCTTCCTTCTTGGCGGATAAGGTCCAGCTGATAAGGTCAATCACGGGGTATAAGTGATTTCATGTCTCTGCACTGGTCTCCtttttattaaacattttttttacctACTTTCTAATGAATGTTTTGCTAGTTACAGCTGAAATAATTCTTATTTTGTTAGATAAGTGTTAGAAATACTCACCAGGACACCATTAGGGTGGTCAATTGTTTTCATGAGCCACATGACTGCTTGTGTTCCAAAGTTGAATAAAgttaagaaaatctgagacaaagagaGACACCATGAGGATGCTACCTCACACAGGTTTTTGAACAAGCGCTTCAACAGTTCAGACCTCCGTTTCTGACGTGGAACCCATCGCTACATCTATGAAACATGTTCCTTCAGTTTTAACGGTTGGCACCTGCTGGTGCAGTGGTGATCCAAGACGGAAAAAGTCAGTCCTGATGTCAGACTGAAAAGAGTCTCCGGTTACTCGAGGTACCACAATACAGTCCCCTGTAGTTCCAGGTTTGACATGGCCGGTGAAACAAACAGTAAATGCGTCATGTGTGGTGTTCACCTTTTAAATTAAgcagaaatataaaaatataaagtaAATTAAAACTTTTAGTCAGACAGTCCTGCAAAATGTAACTACAGAGAaatttacatacatacatgacAGACAACATCTACGATATACATAGCTTGGATGCACAAAGTCATGAGCAAAAACAGGTTTCTACAATTGGATTATTTAAGAAAAGTTAAATTCACTATATAATGTTGTCATTAATCCAGGAAGACTTCAAATAAGACATTTTTAAAAAGGCTTGTGTTAGCTAGCTGGCTTGGAGAGCCAACAGTTAGGCTAGGCTAACTGGCTAACTATCTCAGATACTTCATGGCCAACAATTACTTGCCATTTGTGAATTTCTACTAATCGGTATTTGCTGATAACCGACTGCAAACACCATCAGTTTAGTTTGGGCACCATTTATCCTCCAGCACAACACAGATATTAGTTTATGTGAGCTGGCTAGCCAGTATGAACACTAGCAGAGAgaattgtttttctttattttacacACA from Thalassophryne amazonica chromosome 23, fThaAma1.1, whole genome shotgun sequence harbors:
- the LOC117504639 gene encoding uncharacterized protein LOC117504639; protein product: MFRLLKSLTALILLGTGTCQVITKSGLMDISSCPITFYGQRYERLLVNTTHDAFTVCFTGHVKPGTTGDCIVVPRVTGDSFQSDIRTDFFRLGSPLHQQVPTVKTEGTCFIDVAMGSTSETEIFLTLFNFGTQAVMWLMKTIDHPNGVLLVDLLVNGETIQQLNISNNHTKSGSFYDISGCRYSGGVLRPNTLLSLERCSRVNCDETAVLRRIRLCDPTGHCHGNGQQETLEGFCITNNFKQMPAGDDVHCDWTHSYRYSGTSDLCPGLLRV